The proteins below come from a single Ptychodera flava strain L36383 chromosome 6, AS_Pfla_20210202, whole genome shotgun sequence genomic window:
- the LOC139134257 gene encoding uncharacterized protein, producing the protein MKYDVRQTELTIDSITISDGVINDPSADEHSRPESSKIPLPIRAALYLMGYFNICRVPKKDLCRWCSAIKARAYQFAKSTPAELLLGMADQERDGVTTHDRSSIENQRVDSLVPICDIDGCSGSISSTNNQLEESCCSECGVNGAISVNVKPRKLHGTVSSKNRE; encoded by the exons ATGAAGTATGATGTCAGACAGACTGAACTGACTATTGATTCGATCACAATAAGTGATGGCGTCATCAACGACCCATCTGCAGACGAACACAGTCGGCCAGAAAGCTCGAAAATTCCGCTACCTATCCGAGCGGCTTTGTACTTGATGGGCTACTTCAACATCTGCCGAGTTCCAAAGAAAGATCTCTGCAGATGGTGCAGCGCTATCAAGGCAAGGGCATATCAATTCGCAAAGAGTACGCCTGCGGAACTTTTACTGGGTATGGCCGACCAGGAAAGGGATGGAGTCACGACGCATGACAGATCCTCGATTGAGAATCAGCGAGTAGATTCCCTGGTGCCCATTTGCGATATTGATGGCTGTTCTGGTAGTATTTCATCAACCAACAACCAGTTAGAAGAATCATGCTGCAGTGAATGTGGTGTCAACGGCGCAATTTCAGTGAACGTCAAGCCGAGAAAATTACACG GAACTGTGAGCAGCAAAAACAGAGAATAA